Proteins from a genomic interval of bacterium:
- a CDS encoding dehydrogenase: protein MARRTLDRIANAVTRWPLARQVSQLGIDGAAMSDRTRRMHSRLHDVATVPSVCPYCAVGCGTLVHVQDGRIVDIEGNPESPINEGALCPKGASTFQYTVNPNRLTKVLHRRPYATEWEEMDLDEAMARVARLFKETRDRTWVETHSDGETEGPARHTTAIGFLGGAALDNEENYLIKKFCVGTGVVFVENQARI from the coding sequence ATGGCGCGCCGCACACTGGATCGCATCGCGAACGCCGTCACGCGCTGGCCCCTCGCCCGTCAGGTCTCGCAGCTCGGCATCGACGGCGCCGCGATGAGCGACCGCACCCGCCGGATGCATTCTCGCCTGCACGACGTCGCCACGGTCCCCAGCGTCTGCCCGTACTGCGCCGTCGGCTGCGGCACGCTCGTCCACGTGCAGGACGGCCGGATCGTGGACATCGAGGGCAACCCGGAGAGCCCGATCAACGAGGGCGCGCTCTGCCCCAAGGGGGCGAGCACCTTCCAGTACACCGTCAACCCCAACCGCCTGACGAAGGTGCTGCACCGCCGGCCGTACGCCACTGAGTGGGAGGAGATGGACCTGGACGAGGCGATGGCGCGCGTCGCCCGGCTCTTCAAGGAGACGCGGGACCGCACCTGGGTCGAGACCCACAGTGACGGCGAGACGGAAGGTCCGGCGCGCCACACCACCGCCATCGGCTTCCTCGGCGGCGCGGCGCTCGACAACGAGGAGAACTACCTGATCAAGAAGTTCTGCGTCGGCACAGGGGTCGTCTTCGTCGAGAACCAGGCGCGCATATGA